A region of Syntrophorhabdaceae bacterium DNA encodes the following proteins:
- the sucD gene encoding succinate--CoA ligase subunit alpha, whose translation MGILIDDSTRVIVQGITGRIGSIQTHWMLEYGTKVVGGVTPGKGGTTVEGVPVFDSVDEAVRETGANASVFFVPAAFVLDAFLETIDAGIKLIVIVPEHIPVRDVVKMRSYALEKGVFALGPTTPGILVPGKGKMGIMPASLFAPGRVGIISRSGTLSYEFAGILSENKVGQSAVVGMGADPVVLRNLADILELFEEDDGTDAVIIVGEVGGEQEEKAAGFISRKMTKPVASYIAGRYSPQGKRMGHAGAIIRGSSGTVEGKHEALRAAGVEVLESPIYVAQWAKKHKLR comes from the coding sequence ATGGGTATTTTAATAGATGATTCAACGCGTGTTATTGTTCAAGGCATAACAGGTCGTATAGGAAGTATCCAGACACATTGGATGCTTGAATATGGAACAAAGGTTGTAGGGGGTGTAACACCTGGCAAAGGAGGGACAACTGTGGAAGGTGTCCCTGTATTTGATAGTGTTGATGAGGCTGTCAGGGAAACAGGCGCAAATGCATCTGTTTTTTTTGTTCCTGCAGCCTTTGTCCTCGATGCATTCCTTGAAACCATCGATGCAGGTATCAAGCTTATAGTGATTGTTCCAGAACATATACCAGTTAGGGATGTAGTAAAGATGAGGTCATATGCACTTGAAAAGGGTGTATTTGCCTTAGGTCCTACTACACCTGGTATACTTGTGCCAGGTAAGGGCAAAATGGGTATTATGCCTGCATCACTTTTTGCTCCCGGCAGGGTAGGGATTATATCCCGTAGCGGAACACTATCATATGAATTTGCTGGTATTCTATCTGAAAACAAGGTTGGCCAGAGCGCTGTAGTGGGTATGGGTGCAGATCCTGTTGTACTTAGAAATCTTGCAGATATCCTTGAGCTTTTTGAAGAGGATGATGGCACCGACGCAGTTATCATAGTAGGTGAGGTTGGTGGTGAACAAGAGGAAAAGGCAGCAGGTTTTATATCAAGAAAGATGACTAAACCCGTGGCATCTTATATCGCAGGTAGATATTCACCACAGGGTAAGCGCATGGGACACGCAGGGGCTATTATCCGCGGTTCTTCAGGGACAGTAGAGGGAAAACATGAGGCATTGAGGGCAGCAGGAGTAGAGGTGTTAGAAAGTCCTATATATGTTGCCCAGTGGGCAAAAAAACATAAGTTAAGATAA
- a CDS encoding ATP-binding protein yields the protein MTFHSDSVYKKSFHIEGKTFQNAGYVSKEVKTLLQNMKLPQDIVRRAAIITYEAEINICSYAIRGDITIEISHKEIIIESIDEGQGIDNIELAMKEGYSTADEEIIRMGFGAGMGLSNLKHFSDSFYITSQVGKGTYIKMVIKIKNTD from the coding sequence GTGACCTTTCATAGTGATTCAGTCTATAAAAAATCATTCCATATAGAGGGTAAGACCTTCCAGAATGCAGGGTATGTATCAAAGGAGGTAAAGACCCTTCTTCAGAATATGAAACTCCCTCAAGATATTGTCCGTCGGGCAGCAATCATAACATACGAGGCAGAGATAAATATATGCTCTTATGCAATTAGAGGAGATATAACCATTGAGATCTCCCATAAAGAGATTATAATCGAATCAATAGATGAAGGACAGGGAATAGATAATATAGAATTGGCCATGAAAGAAGGTTATTCTACTGCCGATGAAGAGATTATCCGTATGGGGTTTGGGGCAGGGATGGGGTTATCCAATTTAAAGCACTTCTCTGATTCTTTCTATATAACATCACAGGTAGGTAAGGGAACCTACATTAAAATGGTTATTAAAATCAAAAATACTGATTGA
- a CDS encoding DRTGG domain-containing protein, with protein MTLKEVRDILDAEVYVGHDQLDKEVKTAFGADLMSDVLAFAKPGSLLLTGLTNPQVVRTSDILDIAAIIIVRGKQPLPETIILAEELKIPILGTKYILFETAGRLYSHGIVGCIERVSEKRDLS; from the coding sequence GTGACATTAAAAGAGGTGAGAGATATTCTTGATGCAGAGGTATATGTAGGTCATGACCAGCTTGATAAAGAGGTGAAAACTGCATTCGGGGCAGACCTCATGAGTGACGTCCTCGCATTTGCAAAACCAGGAAGTCTGCTGTTAACAGGACTCACAAACCCACAGGTTGTAAGGACATCAGATATCCTTGATATTGCTGCTATTATTATAGTGAGGGGGAAACAGCCATTGCCTGAAACCATAATCCTTGCAGAGGAATTGAAGATCCCCATTCTTGGGACAAAATATATTCTCTTTGAAACCGCTGGCAGATTATATAGCCATGGTATAGTAGGTTGCATAGAAAGGGTATCAGAAAAACGTGACCTTTCATAG
- a CDS encoding PilT/PilU family type 4a pilus ATPase has protein sequence MGELLDYLKYMVEKDASDIYITAGLPTMFRIQGFTQPYDEPPLTPEDTEKIANSTMNEKQKKQFAEELEMNLALYYPELGRFRVNIFRQRGYVGLVIRQIKTEIKTIDQMGLPSILKDIVMSKRGLVLVVGATGSGKSTTLASMIDHRNSNERGHIITIEDPIEYVHQHKMSVVTQREVGFDTHSFFNALKNTLRQAPDVILIGEIRDTETMEDAITFAETGHLALGTLHANNANQAIERILNFFPIEKHLQIYMQLSLNLRAIISQRLIPTVDGKRVAAIEILLDSARVKDLILRGEVGLLKETMAASYNEGMQTFDQHIFELYKSGRIDYNHAIANADSPNDLRLKIKMAGISKEEVDKKEPVFKLKIDGK, from the coding sequence ATGGGCGAATTATTAGATTATCTCAAATATATGGTGGAAAAGGATGCATCTGATATCTATATAACAGCAGGTTTACCAACCATGTTTAGAATTCAGGGTTTTACCCAACCATACGATGAACCGCCTTTAACCCCTGAAGATACTGAAAAAATAGCAAATAGCACAATGAATGAAAAGCAAAAAAAACAGTTTGCCGAAGAACTGGAAATGAACCTTGCCCTTTACTATCCTGAGTTAGGGAGGTTCAGAGTAAATATCTTCCGTCAAAGGGGATATGTAGGGCTTGTAATAAGACAGATAAAGACAGAGATAAAGACCATAGACCAGATGGGGCTACCCAGCATCTTAAAAGATATTGTTATGAGCAAGAGGGGGCTTGTCCTTGTAGTAGGCGCCACTGGTAGCGGTAAATCCACCACCCTTGCATCCATGATAGACCATAGAAATTCAAATGAAAGGGGTCATATAATCACCATAGAAGACCCTATTGAATATGTCCATCAACATAAGATGAGTGTTGTAACACAAAGGGAAGTGGGTTTTGACACCCACTCCTTTTTTAATGCCCTAAAAAATACACTAAGACAGGCACCTGATGTGATTTTGATTGGAGAAATCAGGGATACGGAGACTATGGAAGACGCCATAACATTTGCTGAAACAGGACACTTAGCCCTTGGGACACTCCATGCCAACAATGCCAATCAGGCCATAGAAAGGATCCTGAACTTCTTCCCCATCGAAAAACACCTACAGATCTATATGCAGTTATCTCTCAACTTAAGGGCAATCATATCCCAGAGGCTCATTCCCACTGTAGATGGGAAAAGGGTGGCAGCCATAGAGATACTGCTTGATAGTGCAAGGGTCAAAGACCTTATACTAAGAGGTGAGGTTGGGCTTTTAAAAGAGACTATGGCAGCATCATATAATGAGGGTATGCAGACTTTTGATCAACATATATTCGAACTCTATAAAAGCGGAAGAATAGATTATAACCATGCCATAGCAAATGCAGATAGCCCAAATGATTTAAGGCTCAAGATAAAGATGGCAGGTATATCCAAAGAAGAGGTGGATAAAAAAGAACCTGTATTTAAACTTAAGATTGACGGAAAATAA
- a CDS encoding type IV pilus twitching motility protein PilT, with translation MDISELLIFMVENKGSDLHVSAGEPPVVRIHGDMRKIEVPPLDKDDVHNMIYEILNDQQRKIFEETLELDFSFALGDIARFRVNVFKQNRGDAAVFRTIPTKIPTFEELNLPKVFMDIARLEKGLVLVTGPTGSGKSTTLAAIIDLINTEEKGHILTIEDPIEFVHPSKNCLVNQRELGPHTKSFANALRSALREDPDVILVGEMRDLETISLALTAAETGHLVFGTLHTSGAPKTVDRVIDVFPAAQQAQVRAMFSESIQAVITQALFRRKDGKGRVAGFEIMIGTPAVRNLIREAKIAQIPSIMQTSKGVGMQTMEASVSELLQKNLVTRDEVAFWLPQSNQPR, from the coding sequence ATGGATATATCAGAATTACTTATCTTTATGGTGGAAAATAAGGGTTCAGACCTTCATGTAAGCGCCGGTGAACCGCCAGTTGTGAGGATTCACGGGGATATGAGAAAGATAGAAGTGCCTCCTCTTGATAAAGACGACGTCCACAATATGATATATGAGATATTGAATGACCAGCAGAGAAAGATCTTTGAAGAGACTCTGGAACTCGATTTCTCTTTTGCCTTAGGTGATATTGCTCGATTCAGGGTAAATGTATTTAAACAGAACAGAGGGGATGCTGCTGTATTCAGAACAATACCAACAAAGATCCCAACCTTTGAGGAATTGAACCTTCCAAAGGTATTTATGGATATAGCAAGGCTCGAAAAAGGGCTTGTCCTTGTCACAGGCCCTACAGGCAGTGGTAAATCCACCACCCTTGCAGCGATTATAGACCTCATAAACACAGAAGAGAAAGGACACATACTGACCATAGAAGACCCTATAGAGTTTGTCCATCCTTCTAAAAACTGCCTTGTGAACCAAAGGGAACTTGGGCCACACACAAAGAGTTTTGCCAATGCCTTAAGGAGTGCCCTTCGTGAAGACCCCGATGTAATACTCGTGGGTGAGATGAGGGATTTAGAGACAATATCCTTGGCTTTAACGGCTGCAGAAACAGGGCACCTTGTCTTTGGAACCCTCCATACAAGCGGTGCACCTAAGACTGTTGATAGGGTCATAGATGTCTTTCCAGCAGCACAGCAGGCACAGGTCAGGGCTATGTTTTCTGAATCTATTCAAGCAGTTATAACACAGGCGCTCTTCAGGAGGAAGGACGGGAAAGGCAGGGTTGCAGGGTTTGAGATAATGATTGGAACACCGGCAGTGCGTAACCTCATTAGAGAAGCAAAAATTGCACAGATCCCTTCTATAATGCAGACAAGTAAAGGGGTGGGCATGCAGACCATGGAAGCATCTGTCTCAGAACTCCTTCAAAAAAACCTTGTAACAAGGGATGAGGTAGCATTCTGGCTGCCACAGTCAAATCAACCGAGGTGA
- the scpB gene encoding SMC-Scp complex subunit ScpB → MEPKRIIEAVLFVSPRPVTIKSLYKKIEGLSLSEIENAMYELMEEYRNADRAIEIVAVSGGYQMRTKIEFRDWIKRFVRERDVELTRPVLEALAIIAYKQPVSKREIDIVRGVDSSRAIKQLLEKRLIEIAGRNDEVGRPMVFKTTDRFLEVYGLNSLKDLPTFKEIEALEK, encoded by the coding sequence ATGGAACCTAAAAGAATAATCGAGGCCGTGCTTTTTGTATCACCAAGGCCTGTAACAATAAAAAGTCTTTATAAAAAAATCGAAGGATTATCATTATCAGAGATAGAAAATGCCATGTATGAACTCATGGAAGAATACAGGAATGCAGACAGGGCAATAGAGATAGTTGCTGTATCAGGTGGCTATCAGATGCGAACAAAGATTGAGTTTAGGGATTGGATAAAGAGGTTTGTCAGGGAAAGAGATGTAGAGCTTACAAGGCCTGTCCTTGAAGCCTTAGCCATCATTGCCTATAAACAGCCTGTAAGTAAGAGGGAGATAGATATTGTAAGGGGTGTTGATTCATCAAGGGCAATTAAACAGCTCCTTGAAAAAAGATTGATTGAGATTGCCGGTAGAAATGACGAGGTGGGTAGACCCATGGTATTCAAAACAACGGATAGGTTTTTAGAGGTTTATGGACTTAATAGCTTGAAGGATTTACCCACGTTCAAAGAGATAGAGGCTTTGGAAAAATAA
- the miaA gene encoding tRNA (adenosine(37)-N6)-dimethylallyltransferase MiaA gives MPLKNNEKLKIVSVAGPTCTGKSDLAVHLARVFHGEIINADSMQVYRYFNIGTAKPDEAIRKEIPHHLIDVIDPSEDFNAAIFKKMADRAIKDIHERGHIPIIVGGTGLYIRVLLYGIFHVPEDKTLRESLQRQYVIDPLGMYEELKKIDYPYAMKISYRDKIRVVRAFEVYKLTGINMSQWEQRHGFCESHYNMLKIGLTLDRDELYDRINKRVDHMLAAGWIDEVKGILSMGYHEKYKPFSGIGYREILLLLKGLITYEDMVKDIKKFTRHYAKRQFTWFSKEKGMRWYVLPGDMERIEKEVLHFIEDGT, from the coding sequence ATGCCCTTAAAAAACAATGAAAAATTAAAGATTGTCTCTGTGGCTGGCCCTACATGCACAGGCAAATCTGACCTTGCCGTCCATTTAGCCCGGGTCTTCCATGGTGAAATCATAAATGCCGATTCTATGCAGGTTTATAGATATTTTAACATAGGCACGGCAAAACCGGATGAGGCTATAAGAAAAGAGATACCTCACCATCTGATAGATGTTATAGACCCGTCAGAGGATTTTAACGCAGCTATCTTCAAAAAGATGGCAGATAGGGCAATTAAAGATATACATGAAAGAGGGCATATACCCATTATAGTGGGAGGCACTGGCCTATACATAAGGGTTTTATTATACGGGATATTCCATGTCCCAGAGGATAAGACCTTGAGGGAGTCCTTACAGAGACAATATGTTATAGATCCTTTGGGTATGTATGAGGAACTTAAAAAAATAGATTACCCATATGCCATGAAGATAAGCTACAGGGATAAAATAAGGGTTGTAAGGGCATTTGAGGTGTATAAACTAACAGGGATTAACATGTCCCAATGGGAACAAAGACACGGATTTTGTGAAAGCCATTATAACATGTTAAAGATAGGACTCACACTGGATAGGGATGAACTATACGATAGAATCAATAAAAGGGTTGATCATATGCTTGCTGCAGGTTGGATAGATGAGGTAAAAGGTATCCTTTCTATGGGATATCATGAAAAATATAAGCCTTTTTCTGGGATCGGTTACAGGGAGATCCTGCTTTTATTAAAAGGTTTAATTACTTATGAAGATATGGTAAAAGATATTAAAAAGTTCACAAGACATTATGCAAAACGTCAATTTACATGGTTTTCTAAAGAAAAGGGTATGAGATGGTATGTCTTGCCAGGCGATATGGAAAGGATCGAAAAAGAGGTATTACATTTTATAGAAGATGGAACCTAA